The region AAACACTTTTCATGCATGTTTGTAGTTCTAATCGAATCCTCGTCCACTGCGCAGTGTGTTGTGGGTAATATTAGCCGCTACAGTGTAGAGATCTGCACTTCAATTCTAACCGGaagtagtagaccatccgggaatctttggcatactttttttaaacatactatgatttgggacGTACTCATTCTATTTTTGAAAACTATTTAGGACGGATAGTatgcgaattgggacgcagAGCCAGTtggccatttttaattttgtagtaaaatgctttattttacaaatgtattgGCGTAATGTTATGAAACTCACTGTGCCCTGAAGGTACTCAAAAAGTCATGGTGCAGCACCACCTTGAGATCAAGATTTAtagcaaaatttaaaaaagtgctCCTATCTTTTGATTATTTGTGCCTGTTATCCTGAGACTGGTCTTGATAGATTCATTGCATCATACCGAGAACATCGATTCCAGTCATAATCAGCCAAACTTCACGTCctactgtttttattaactCCTCCTGGACTGTTGATCTGATATTCACCAAGTTCGAATCTGATAATTTTCAGACCGTGCCGGCAAAAACTTATGGATTTCGTGTCGATGGACCAGTTGGTTTTCATTTACTGCAACAATGAATTTGACGGCATGATGCCAAACTGCatttgaggctgtatctctgcaatgctttgatattctgacaccaaactttgtgtgtcaTTCTcacctcacactgaccacgcCACATCAATCTgataacagcgccacctattggtcaaaagaGATAAACCATTAAATCACATCactaattaatgtatttatgatttttcaGCTATTGTGACTAAAATCATCTTAACTTCGGCTGATTATGACATTATTGTtggtattgttattattatttttattgttattacttttgtgtattgtacttattactgttgttttgctcttcttttttttttttttttaaacaagtctcTCTTGGACAGGTGTTGAAAATTAACATGTGCGCTAAAACACTTAAGCAAATGCATATGGTTTGTCCAATGTAATTGTGATGTccatgtcaaataaaataacaacaataataataataacaataataaaattacaaatttttgCAGTTGGTCTGATGCTCACTGCTTTGCTTGCCTCTTAACTCcagcttgcagctatatttatacTTTAATTAATTGCTCTTATTTATACGATTTGCAAACCTGATGTACTGTAACGAACATGGGTTTTAATCTCATAGGGTACTACATTGTGACCCCTCGGACCCCAGGAAATAGGGATAAAAAATTCCGTATATACAGTCTTCCTCTGACTCCAACAAAGGAATCTGTGTGTCTGCAATTCTGGTTAGTTTTTCTCCCTGCTGTAACATTTGGAAGCATTCAGCTTATTTGTGCACATTGTATGAAAATTACTATAAATGCAAATTAAGATGATAAAATGCTAGAATTAATCAAGTATGTGTACATCTCTTGTTAAGAAGTAttgaatgtgcatttttaagtatcgtatgtgcattttaaatcttaaaagcacattttaaaaatgtacttgcatATAATATTTATGAGTATATTGGAGTAAACATGCTTTTCTTGAGCCGTAAGACTAAAGTTCAGCtagtttaatataaatttatctataattcattttcatttcattgtaAATATCATGCAattgtctgaaaacattacacaCAGTTCACATTTCAGTGCTCTTCTCAAGTGTGCTTGTTTTGTGCGCCGCTGTAAGCTGTCCCTGTGCTCTTTGAGGTATCACATGTTTGGCGAGGAGGTTTGGCGTCTGACGGTCACGGCACAGCAAGGCTCATCCGCCACTGTCCTCTTCCAGAAAGAAGGGAACTACGGTGACAACTGGAACTACGGTCAAGCCACGCTTAACATCACTGCAGAGGCTGTGGTCAGCTCACATACAAAcaggcttaaagggatagttcacccaaaaattaaagttctgtcattaattactcaccttcatgtcgttccaaaccctgAAGATGAACGatggtcttacgggtttggaaagacatgagggtgagtaattaatgacagaactttcatttttgggtgaactatccctttaaacttcATAACGTAAGCTGCTCCGAAGGTCATTAACAGCTGTTTGGTTGGTCTCTCAGGTGGTGTTTGAAGCACAGAAGAGGGCAGGGCTTCTGAATGACATTGCTCTGGATGATATCAGCGTAGCGCCTGGTTCTTGTGGAGCGGCCCCTCCGGAGCCGACCCCGGTCCCTCCTCCCACCACTCCTCCTCCCATACCAGGTGAGCGATTATACCTGCTGCAGTCATTCTTATGACATTCATATTAGCACAAGATTTCAGAGGAGTCACGTTCATGTGATGAGTTTGAATGATTTATCGTAGAGGATTGTGGGGGACCGTTTGACCTGTATGACCCCAACTCCACATTCAGCTCTCCAAACTACCCCAACGGCTACGGACACAAAGCTTCATGTGAGTCCTAAACCCAGTATATTAACTTTCAGCCTTGATCATTAAGAATGCAGAACAATTTAGGGAAGATTCTAAACGATAACGGAAAGCTGCACCTGCTTTAATatgataattttttattattatggttGATCTTGTTCAGGTGTGTGGACTTTACATGCTAAGGAAGGACAGAATATCCAGCTACATTTTCAAGACGTTGCTTTAGAGATGGATTATGATGTTTTGGAAATTCGAGATGGAGCGACACCCTATTCAGATTTGCTAGGTGATTTTTGCTTATATTCACAGATGTTTCATTTATTGAGGCATGCATTTATATTATAGATAATGGGgggatttaataaatgttttaataaaaaaatatatatatttttttttttttaaatatattttttttaaggtctcttctgctcatcaaggctgcatttatttgatcaaaaatacagtaaaaatagtgaaatattaatagaatttaaaaggtctgttttctatgtgaatgtgttaaactgtaatttatttctgtgatgctcagctgtattttcagcatcattactgcagtcttcagtgtcacatgatcttcagaaatcagtctaatatactgatttgctgctcaacaaacatttctgattattatcaatgttgaaaacagttgtgctgctcaatattttgtggaaactgatacattttatttttcaggattcacagatgaatagaaaattcaaaagaacagcatttaaaaaaaaaaaaaaaagaaatcttttgcaacattataaacgtctttactctcacttttgatcagtttaatgctgaataaaagtattaattccttttaaaacaatttactgACCTCAGTATTTTCATATTCGCatgctttaataataattgtaatatttcattgaCCTCTCATAtgaaatgcacacacaaatgATTTTTACTTTTGCCTAATGTTAAAGTTTATTAGCACAGAATGTACACGAGTAATGTGTGTTTTGGTCATTGAAGGTGTCCTAACTGGGGATCGTTCCTTCCCGGATCTGTTCTCCACGAGCTCTCAGATGACAGTCATGCTTTTCACGGATGCGTCGGGCAACGACAGAGGCTTTCTAGCCAACTTTAGCACGGGCTTTAACCTCGGTCAACCAGGTGTGTCTTCTGCTGTGCATTATATCAGCATAATCACATAGAGACGGCTTAAGAAATGATATAAACCTCTGGTCAATATGCAGATCCGTGTCCCAGCGGTCAGTTTCAGTGCGGcacaggagtgtgtgtgtccAGCTCAGGTGTGTGTGACGGAGCGGGAGACTGCACTGACGGCTCTGATGAAGCTGACTGTGGTGAGAAAACAATCTGAACCATAACAAACCCTAACCAATCCAATCACTCCGTTCGTGCATGTGACCACAGGCTCTGCTGTGTTTTAGTGCATATAATCAAAGATAACGTCACTGCAACTGAACGACTGAGACTTCAGGTCCAGGATCATCTTTACACGGTCTGTGCTCAAGACTGGAGCTCTCAGCTCTCGCTCTTCTTCTGCCGCTACCTGGGCTACAGGTAAACACTTAACCACTGAAGACAGTGAGAATATGATCATATTAAGCCTGACATGTGAAAAAATAGTCAGAAAAAAGATGCATGTGTTATTCGATTCATCAGGATTATGTGAGAATATGGAGCTTGTGAGGAAAGAACAGCTCAGTTTTATTTAGAGGCTCAAACTGATTAAAactgctgatatttatatggacaAAACTTGAGATGAAATCCTGATGGCTTGTAAATCAATGATCTTTATAACAGCACAGCAGATACCTACATATAATGATAAATCTCAGTCATCACTGCAGTAATATGCCTTGGTAAGATGAGACTTAGTAATGCTTAGTGTTATGATCAAgaaaaacatataatgcaatactATGTCTAAACCTTAGTTGCTTtagtctaataaatgttcagCTTTAAATATATCTAACAATATGAAAGCTATTCTTACATTTACTTTACgaaaatcagtaaagatttcacagcagAAAGACACGTGAAGgcaatttttcaaattaaactacaaggccttttacttgctaaaaaagtataaactatcaagtttccaccactgaataaaaaataaaaaaggtaattgcaactttttttatctcacagtaTGGCTTTATTAATTCAtgacttttttcccctcagaattgcgagatataaacctGCAATTGTAAGAAAATAGTCTTTTTCTTTAGAATTGGACTTTGTAaattgagtttatatcatgATTCTaggaaaagaagtcagaattgcaagaaaaagtcagaattatgagctAAAATTTAGCATTTagtggcagaaacgggcttccaaACAAAGGGAAGTAGTAGattgtgaacaaatgttttgATCTTATTGATAATCTAAAGGCTTTAGAAATGTGTGtattaaatatgatacagtagctTTATAGGGTAAAGCTTAAAATAGTTTGTCAAATAATAGGGGAAAAAGTGTGAAAAGTGTAATGTGATGTCTGTAGGTCCGGAGATGCTTGGTTCTCCAGCGTTACGGATGAAGATGCTCCCTTTACTACTGTGAGCGTGAACGCTAACGGCTCTCTGGATCTGAAACCCAGGTAATCtctaaaacaacacattttatctaaaaaaaaattattattattttaattaaataaaaaaaatgattttgtgtcTTTTTAAAGTGACACGTGCCTCAGCGAGAAGATCGTGTCGCTGCACTGCAACAATCAGCGTAAGTTTGAAACCACAGCTCAGCTTCATTCACAAAATCAGCAGAAATCCAACTTTACATTTACGTTTAGTCATTTAggagacacttttatccaaagggacttacaaatgaggacaatagaagcaatcaaaaccaacaaaagagcaataaaatgcaagtgatgTGACAGTCTCGGTTAGcgtaacgcagtacacgtagcaagggttttatgtaatatatacatacatgcatgcatatacatatatacagtgccttgcaaaagtattcaCACCGCTTAATTGTTTcgagtgaagttaacctgtggtaaattcaattgaatgggtatgattgGGAACGGCACACACGTCTTAATAAAAGGTTTAACAGCTGATAATGCACAgcagagcaaaaaccaagccctgaggtcaaaagaactgcccgtagagctcagaaacaggtttgcgTCAAGCCACACATCTGGAGAAGTGTTCAGAAAAAGAATCTGCAGCATTGAAGggtcacagaagcatgtagaCTTCTCTTAATGGAAGAAgtaccaggactcttcctagagctggacTCCTGGacaaactgagcaactgatggagaagggctttggttagacTGCTGACCAACAACCCTCTACTTGAGCTCCATGATCGTACGAGGAGAcaggagaaacctacagaagcacaaacatcactgcaacactccacggatctgggctttatggcggtgtggccaaactcaatcctctcctcagtgaagatgcatgaaaacacacttggaatttgcaaaacCGCAcataaaggaccctcagactctgagaaacaagaCTATCTGCTCTGATGAAGCTCAGATCctagcatcatgtttgaaggaaaccatcTCTGCTCATCAGCTGCAGAGTACCGTCCCAgcagtaaagtgtgctggtatcAGTCTCATGCTGTGGAGCTGTTTttcagggactgagggactccgAGTAGAAGAAcagctcaatgcaccaaaatatagagatggctttaatgaaaacccagtccagagcattcagaacctcagactgggctgaaggctcaccttccaacaggacaatgaccctaaacacacagcaagagtggcttatagacgactctgtgaatgtcctcgAGTGGCCCGGCCACAGCCTGGGATTAAACCcagtcaaatatttctggagaaacctgaagaTGTGCGTCTGCctcatccaacctgacagagctcgAGACGTGAAGAAGtgaggagaagaatggcagataattgccaaatgatgATGTGCAAAGCTTCAAAAcgcattaaaacaaaaaacttgaggctgtaaaggtgcttccactaaatatttagttaagggtatgaatacttatgcaatgtacttatttcagtttttttatttttaataaattgacaAAGTTGTggcaattctgtttttgcatTGTCAGTATGgtgtgtagattgatgtggggaaaaaagtactttaaagcagtttaacacgTATGATATGAATACTTTAGAAAGGCATTGTATATATACATTCAAAACACAtccatatatacatacatatgaatatatatatgcacacacacatacatataggtgtatatatatatatatatgtatatatccaGCTTCAGGAGattaagttttctcaactttttgctattttacagtatatatacatgcaaCATCTCTTGTTGTTTACAGCATGTGGCGCCCGTAAAGTCCCCTTAAAAAGAGAGACTAGCATGGAAACGGACGGAAATAATGCGGGTCGAGTGGTGGGCGGTCAGGATGCCCAGAAAGGGGCGTGGCCATGGATAGCGTCTCTGCGCTGGTTGGGCGGTCATGTGTGCGGAGCCACTTTGATTGACAGGGAATGGCTGATCACAGCCGCACACTGTGTTTATGGGTAAGCAGTGTATACTGTCACTGTCAGTGTTGGGGgcaatgcattacaagtaacgcgagttacataatcacattactttttttttttttttttaagtaactagtaaagtaacgcattactttttaatttacaagaaaatatctgagttactttttcaaataagtaacgccGTTTACTGTGTTTCTCATGTATTGACGGACAGCTCtggtgttgagagaaatcaggagtaagtgcagagcgTTGTGCGTAAACATGATCtcactgtagttctagactaaatatcaacatgcattaattcatctcactcacaaaaaaaacaattcagtattcctcaaaatgattaaatatgttaaataacacaaatatcctttatgtatttaatcccagtttattaaccaatgtctttgctgctgacctttgatgatccagttcaactaataagcaaaaatgactttagataaactaacactTGTGCTTCATTGTGTTGAAACTTCTCCTGCGTTCTACTGTAACAGATGTGAGTTTACTTTTCCTTCCGCCTGAGGTTTATTCCtttcactttttggtgtgaaagggcttctacatttgctaaaaatataactttttatattaaaaacaaacccaGAATTAAAAAGCAACGCAAAATAACacaacgcattactttccataaaaagtaactaagtactgtaatattgtaatgcattacttttaaaagtatctCTCCCCGACACAAAGACTCGCTGAGAAACTGAACGAGGGTTTGATGTTGTAGAAAGAACGTGCACCTGTCAAACTGGGCGGCGGTGCTGGGTCTTCACTCTCAGTTCGGCTCGGATAACTCCAACAGACAAACTCATCTGATCGATCGCGTGATCGTGCACCAGCGCTATAACAGGAGGACCAA is a window of Onychostoma macrolepis isolate SWU-2019 chromosome 21, ASM1243209v1, whole genome shotgun sequence DNA encoding:
- the LOC131528188 gene encoding enteropeptidase-like isoform X2, with the translated sequence MSRRTCGLSSAELLLSTLLLLLFVVCVGLSVVTWLALDNTDAGGEQSGSEFSGILVISNGSVFSEELRDKHSAQFKALAYDSEQKINDAYSRTSIKEQFRSCKVNQFSEGSVVVFFELVFRGVLDSQTVQEQLVAGLQQADGSDDGLVIDIDSVQVTDKPASSTAAAVSAVNCPEGQKACADGAACVPQSDVCDGVQSCADGSDEDHALCATECDGQFLLLGPTGSFHSKNFPEAYDSPTDCRWIIRVTEGSAVKIVFHTFHTEQDIDVLSLYEGTGPTKTLTHSVSGASPGDIWLLSHEATVEFFADYSNSLQGFNATYTAENVKDLSNEEKINCSFEENFCLWRQDFDDDGDWLRAQGAALPPNTGPSFDHTTGDQSGYYIVTPRTPGNRDKKFRIYSLPLTPTKESVCLQFWYHMFGEEVWRLTVTAQQGSSATVLFQKEGNYGDNWNYGQATLNITAEAVVVFEAQKRAGLLNDIALDDISVAPGSCGAAPPEPTPVPPPTTPPPIPEDCGGPFDLYDPNSTFSSPNYPNGYGHKASCVWTLHAKEGQNIQLHFQDVALEMDYDVLEIRDGATPYSDLLGVLTGDRSFPDLFSTSSQMTVMLFTDASGNDRGFLANFSTGFNLGQPDPCPSGQFQCGTGVCVSSSGVCDGAGDCTDGSDEADCVHIIKDNVTATERLRLQVQDHLYTVCAQDWSSQLSLFFCRYLGYRSGDAWFSSVTDEDAPFTTVSVNANGSLDLKPSDTCLSEKIVSLHCNNQPCGARKVPLKRETSMETDGNNAGRVVGGQDAQKGAWPWIASLRWLGGHVCGATLIDREWLITAAHCVYGKNVHLSNWAAVLGLHSQFGSDNSNRQTHLIDRVIVHQRYNRRTKESDFALMHLQTPANFTDYVQPICLPDPGAEIEEGRKCFIAGWGLTAEDGSRADVLQEASVPILSNKQCQEWLPEYNFTERMLCAGFAEGGVDSCQP